A part of Candidatus Omnitrophota bacterium genomic DNA contains:
- a CDS encoding type II secretion system protein — protein MRADGIFSEIRGAPGAKGFTLVELIISIAVMSILAGMATQTFRVVLQARDIAIKRLEISETARAALDYISTDLRSAYLTPDSIESLTGAAGTSLSPRFRFAGIYRDEAATADNGVPGAGVDDDGDGLIDEEILDGVDGDYSSGAADTLKNPRSRPVADPRGCEDGDTACIDEDIGLFPSDILHFVSAVENSGDLILQEISYGLDPSGTKLIRRGQILTVESGSSSSLIDLMDFGQFVDDTTKKPLLPSPVLPGMIVNTQEVIQAIDNWDTGSKYGSIQAKTHWSNQNPGKIFQVLAYDVRGLRFRYWYYDYNRGGWRWAKEWDSARETALMEPGQLLFKQTALNNSIEGRNRTSFENIIVNEADDMYPRVAGTVNQFLIKNPLQLISSPQYVETKEHILNKMDGLPNMVEITIYVQDRQRIINPRPYTLRVFIPNNYRSIGL, from the coding sequence ATGAGAGCAGACGGGATTTTCAGCGAAATCCGCGGCGCGCCGGGGGCCAAAGGCTTCACCTTGGTGGAGTTGATTATCTCCATCGCCGTGATGTCGATCCTGGCGGGCATGGCGACGCAAACGTTCCGGGTGGTGCTGCAAGCGCGCGACATCGCTATCAAGCGGCTGGAGATCAGCGAGACGGCGCGCGCGGCGCTGGATTATATCTCCACCGATCTGCGTTCAGCCTATCTGACGCCCGATTCGATCGAATCCTTAACCGGCGCCGCCGGGACAAGTCTATCGCCGCGCTTTCGTTTTGCGGGCATCTACCGCGACGAAGCCGCCACAGCGGACAACGGCGTACCCGGCGCAGGGGTGGATGACGACGGGGATGGGTTGATCGACGAGGAAATACTAGACGGCGTGGATGGGGATTATTCCAGCGGGGCGGCGGATACGCTGAAGAATCCGCGGTCGCGGCCCGTGGCCGATCCCCGAGGCTGCGAGGACGGCGATACGGCGTGCATCGATGAAGACATCGGCCTGTTTCCCAGCGATATTCTGCATTTCGTCAGCGCGGTGGAGAATTCCGGGGATTTGATTTTGCAGGAGATATCGTACGGCCTCGATCCCAGCGGAACCAAGCTGATCCGCCGAGGGCAGATATTGACCGTGGAATCGGGAAGTTCCAGCAGTCTGATCGATTTAATGGATTTCGGCCAGTTTGTCGACGATACTACAAAGAAGCCTTTGCTGCCGTCGCCGGTCCTTCCGGGGATGATCGTCAATACGCAAGAGGTGATTCAGGCGATCGACAATTGGGATACGGGTTCGAAATACGGCTCCATTCAAGCAAAAACGCATTGGAGTAACCAGAATCCGGGTAAGATTTTTCAGGTGCTGGCTTATGATGTGCGGGGCTTGCGGTTCCGGTATTGGTATTACGATTACAACCGGGGGGGGTGGCGCTGGGCGAAGGAATGGGATTCGGCGCGGGAGACGGCGTTGATGGAGCCTGGGCAATTGCTTTTCAAGCAGACCGCCCTGAACAACAGCATCGAAGGGCGCAACCGAACCAGTTTCGAAAATATCATTGTGAACGAAGCGGATGACATGTACCCCCGCGTGGCGGGAACGGTCAACCAATTTCTTATTAAAAATCCCCTACAGTTGATTTCCAGTCCGCAATATGTAGAGACCAAAGAGCACATCCTCAACAAAATGGATGGATTGCCCAATATGGTGGAAATCACTATTTACGTCCAGGATCGGCAGAGGATCATCAATCCCAGACCCTATACGTTGCGCGTTTTCATTCCCAACAATTACCGGAGCATCGGTTTGTAA